In Sulfurisphaera javensis, a single genomic region encodes these proteins:
- a CDS encoding SAM-dependent methyltransferase, which translates to MRKIYVLGLSPSPNLLTKEALEVLQKAPVVFTYANDFPFNLDELLKGKKVVKLTPAFTDSSNRDEIIQRNIDLINSCKEEWGVFLEIGDSAVRNPLFYHILGNKKIVEIELIPGVSSVTAVLARLGLNVRHFCVVGSEEFDLIQKLVNICDTFVILNIQPKNTKVFEFLKSNGYDITFVKNCCNPDEEISKEYKGDTYWIIAVAILRKEKL; encoded by the coding sequence ATGAGGAAAATTTACGTTCTAGGTCTTTCACCCTCACCAAATTTGTTAACTAAGGAAGCATTAGAGGTCTTGCAAAAAGCCCCCGTTGTTTTTACATATGCTAACGATTTTCCGTTCAATTTAGATGAATTACTAAAAGGTAAAAAAGTCGTAAAACTTACTCCAGCTTTTACTGATTCATCAAATAGAGACGAAATTATCCAAAGAAATATTGATCTCATAAACTCTTGTAAGGAAGAATGGGGTGTCTTCTTAGAAATAGGTGATTCAGCCGTCAGAAATCCCTTGTTCTATCACATTCTTGGTAACAAAAAAATTGTTGAAATAGAACTTATCCCTGGTGTATCTTCAGTTACTGCTGTTTTAGCCAGATTAGGGTTGAACGTAAGACATTTCTGTGTAGTTGGATCAGAAGAATTTGATTTAATTCAAAAATTAGTAAATATTTGTGACACTTTCGTAATACTTAATATTCAACCAAAGAACACTAAGGTTTTTGAGTTTCTTAAATCAAATGGATATGATATAACTTTTGTTAAAAACTGTTGTAACCCTGATGAAGAGATATCAAAGGAATATAAAGGCGACACATATTGGATAATCGCCGTGGCTATTTTAAGGAAGGAAAAATTATAA
- a CDS encoding molybdopterin-binding protein codes for MRYISTKEAVGKKLGYDTTLVTPDGATTLLPRGHIITQEDIPKLLNSGVYYVWIDEGEKEEDLMYEWEITPYIASKICGDNIEIVQGKQGITMLYSKLPGVLSLDVESIINFNLNQKVYLITKNKFDAFGRNELVGSVEVIPFSMHKNDVESIIPSKKLIDIIPFKYRKVGVVITGTEIYEGRKKDAYLPVIQDKAKKYEWEVINSEIVPDDEEMISKAILRARDNGAEGIIVTGGTSVDPTDRTFLAIKKVAKIIAYGIPMKPTTMSIIALMGNIPVFGVSAGGIYYKDYNSIDKVFTRLMAGIIPSPRDIAEIGIGGISWNFNPKMKLQTVENE; via the coding sequence ATGCGATATATTTCAACAAAAGAAGCTGTTGGCAAAAAATTGGGTTATGACACAACTTTAGTAACGCCCGATGGTGCAACTACTCTTTTACCTAGGGGACATATAATAACTCAAGAAGATATCCCTAAGTTATTGAATTCAGGAGTATATTACGTTTGGATAGACGAGGGTGAAAAGGAAGAGGACTTAATGTATGAATGGGAAATAACTCCTTATATAGCTTCTAAGATATGTGGCGATAATATTGAGATCGTTCAAGGTAAGCAAGGAATTACTATGTTATACTCTAAGCTTCCTGGAGTCCTTTCGCTTGATGTTGAAAGCATTATTAATTTTAATTTAAATCAAAAGGTTTATCTTATTACTAAGAACAAATTTGACGCTTTTGGAAGGAATGAACTAGTGGGTAGTGTAGAAGTAATTCCGTTTTCAATGCATAAGAATGATGTTGAAAGTATTATTCCCAGTAAAAAGTTAATAGATATAATTCCATTTAAATATAGAAAAGTTGGAGTTGTAATTACTGGGACTGAGATTTATGAGGGAAGGAAGAAGGATGCTTATTTACCAGTAATTCAAGATAAGGCTAAAAAATACGAGTGGGAGGTTATTAATAGTGAGATAGTTCCAGACGATGAGGAAATGATAAGCAAAGCAATATTGAGAGCAAGAGATAATGGGGCTGAAGGAATTATTGTTACAGGTGGTACATCAGTTGATCCCACTGATAGAACTTTCCTAGCAATAAAGAAAGTTGCAAAGATTATTGCATATGGAATACCAATGAAACCAACTACAATGAGTATTATTGCTTTAATGGGAAATATACCAGTTTTTGGCGTCTCTGCTGGGGGGATTTATTATAAGGATTATAATTCTATAGATAAGGTTTTCACAAGACTAATGGCTGGCATAATTCCTTCTCCTAGGGATATAGCTGAAATCGGGATTGGAGGAATTTCATGGAATTTCAACCCTAAAATGAAACTTCAAACAGTAGAAAATGAATAG